The proteins below come from a single Micropterus dolomieu isolate WLL.071019.BEF.003 ecotype Adirondacks linkage group LG05, ASM2129224v1, whole genome shotgun sequence genomic window:
- the fkbp8 gene encoding peptidyl-prolyl cis-trans isomerase FKBP8 isoform X2: MDAPDSRYSAPSGKKNGRTSLLDSGEDFEVLDEEDIDDEPPPLEDAGGGKGKNTDESEKKIADTDPDLVGPVEEWLDVLGNDQLKKKVLEAGQGRDSRPQKGQNVKINLKTYTKDGTLVEEQPNLSFTLGDGDVFQALDLTVQLMEMGEKALIQTGAKYAYGARGSLEPEVPPNAGLSLEVELLEATDAPDVELLPPAEKIALASHKRERGNVHYQRGDYAFAVNSYSIALQIAESSSKVDISPEEEDELMDVKVKCLNNMAASQLKLDHYDAALKSCVSALAHQPDNIKALFRMGKVLALQGEYTEAIQTLRKALKLEPSNKTIHAELSKLVKKNSEQRGAEQAMYKKMLGNPASSSSSSTQKRRAKSSWGLSWKWLFGATAVAIGGVALSVVIAARN, translated from the exons ATGGACGCCCCTGATAGCCGTTACAGTGCACCATCAGGAAAGAAGAATGGACGGACCTCATTGCTGGACAGTGGGGAGGACTTTGAGGTTTTAGATGAAGAAGACATTGACGACGAACCCCCTCCTCTGGAAGATGCTGGAGGTGGGAAGGGGAAAAACACAGATGAGTCTGAAAAGAAAATTGCAGACACAGATCCAGACCTTGTAGGTCCAGTGGAAGAATGGCTGGATGTATTAG GTAATGACCAACTGAAGAAAAAAGTTCTGGAAGCAGGGCAAGGGCGGGACAGTCGGCCACAGAAAGGACAGAATGTAAAGATTAATCTTAAAACATACACGAAGGACGGGACGCTTGTAGAAGAGCAGCCCAACCTCTCTTTCACTCTTGGAGATGGGGATGTCTTCCAG GCTCTGGATCTCACAGTCCAGCTCATGGAAATGGGAGAGAAGGCCCTCATCCAGACTGGTGCAAAATATGCATATGGTGCCCGGGGGAG TCTTGAACCTGAGGTTCCCCCCAATGCTGGGCTGTCACTAGAAGTGGAACTGCTGGAAGCTACGGATGCCCCAGACGTGGAACTGCTGCCCCCTGCAGAAAAGATTGCCCTGGCCAGCCATAAGAGAGAGCGAGGCAACGTTCATTATCAGCGTGGGGACTACGCTTTCGCTGTTAACTCATACAGCATAGCTCTGCAGATAGCAGAGTCTAGTTCTAAAG ttGACATTAGtcctgaggaggaggatgagctGATGGATGTAAAAGTGAAGTGTTTAAACAACATGGCTGCTTCTCAGCTTAAACTGGACCACTACGATGCCGCACTTAAATCCTGCGTTTCAGCACTGGCTCACCAGCCAGACAACATAAAAGCACTTTTCCGCATGGGCAAG GTACTAGCCTTGCAAGGTGAATACACAGAAGCCATTCAAACTTTGAGGAAGGCACTGAAGTTGGAGCCAAGCAACAAG ACTATCCACGCAGAGCTCTCCAAGCTGGTGAAGAAGAACTCGGAGCAAAGAGGAGCAGAGCAGGCCATGTATAAGAAGATGCTGGGTAACCCCgctagcagtagcagcagcagtacacaGAAACGCCGGGCCAAGTCTTCATGG GGTCTCAGCTGGAAGTGGCTATTCGGTGCCACTGCAGTAGCCATTGGCGGTGTAGCATTATCCGTTGTGATCGCTGCTAGAAATTAA
- the fkbp8 gene encoding peptidyl-prolyl cis-trans isomerase FKBP8 isoform X1, which yields MGAVFIVEVIRVLITEKQKTMDAPDSRYSAPSGKKNGRTSLLDSGEDFEVLDEEDIDDEPPPLEDAGGGKGKNTDESEKKIADTDPDLVGPVEEWLDVLGNDQLKKKVLEAGQGRDSRPQKGQNVKINLKTYTKDGTLVEEQPNLSFTLGDGDVFQALDLTVQLMEMGEKALIQTGAKYAYGARGSLEPEVPPNAGLSLEVELLEATDAPDVELLPPAEKIALASHKRERGNVHYQRGDYAFAVNSYSIALQIAESSSKVDISPEEEDELMDVKVKCLNNMAASQLKLDHYDAALKSCVSALAHQPDNIKALFRMGKVLALQGEYTEAIQTLRKALKLEPSNKTIHAELSKLVKKNSEQRGAEQAMYKKMLGNPASSSSSSTQKRRAKSSWGLSWKWLFGATAVAIGGVALSVVIAARN from the exons ATGGGAGCCGTGTTTATTGTAGAGGTTATAAG AGTACTAATAACTGAAAAACAGAAGACTATGGACGCCCCTGATAGCCGTTACAGTGCACCATCAGGAAAGAAGAATGGACGGACCTCATTGCTGGACAGTGGGGAGGACTTTGAGGTTTTAGATGAAGAAGACATTGACGACGAACCCCCTCCTCTGGAAGATGCTGGAGGTGGGAAGGGGAAAAACACAGATGAGTCTGAAAAGAAAATTGCAGACACAGATCCAGACCTTGTAGGTCCAGTGGAAGAATGGCTGGATGTATTAG GTAATGACCAACTGAAGAAAAAAGTTCTGGAAGCAGGGCAAGGGCGGGACAGTCGGCCACAGAAAGGACAGAATGTAAAGATTAATCTTAAAACATACACGAAGGACGGGACGCTTGTAGAAGAGCAGCCCAACCTCTCTTTCACTCTTGGAGATGGGGATGTCTTCCAG GCTCTGGATCTCACAGTCCAGCTCATGGAAATGGGAGAGAAGGCCCTCATCCAGACTGGTGCAAAATATGCATATGGTGCCCGGGGGAG TCTTGAACCTGAGGTTCCCCCCAATGCTGGGCTGTCACTAGAAGTGGAACTGCTGGAAGCTACGGATGCCCCAGACGTGGAACTGCTGCCCCCTGCAGAAAAGATTGCCCTGGCCAGCCATAAGAGAGAGCGAGGCAACGTTCATTATCAGCGTGGGGACTACGCTTTCGCTGTTAACTCATACAGCATAGCTCTGCAGATAGCAGAGTCTAGTTCTAAAG ttGACATTAGtcctgaggaggaggatgagctGATGGATGTAAAAGTGAAGTGTTTAAACAACATGGCTGCTTCTCAGCTTAAACTGGACCACTACGATGCCGCACTTAAATCCTGCGTTTCAGCACTGGCTCACCAGCCAGACAACATAAAAGCACTTTTCCGCATGGGCAAG GTACTAGCCTTGCAAGGTGAATACACAGAAGCCATTCAAACTTTGAGGAAGGCACTGAAGTTGGAGCCAAGCAACAAG ACTATCCACGCAGAGCTCTCCAAGCTGGTGAAGAAGAACTCGGAGCAAAGAGGAGCAGAGCAGGCCATGTATAAGAAGATGCTGGGTAACCCCgctagcagtagcagcagcagtacacaGAAACGCCGGGCCAAGTCTTCATGG GGTCTCAGCTGGAAGTGGCTATTCGGTGCCACTGCAGTAGCCATTGGCGGTGTAGCATTATCCGTTGTGATCGCTGCTAGAAATTAA